The Streptomyces camelliae genome window below encodes:
- a CDS encoding CarD family transcriptional regulator, translated as MTKPAAPKRHLPTSPFKAPVTPAPKHFAVGDQVTHDVYGLGRVIGIEDGIAALVDFGSEQMRILSPYAKMTKL; from the coding sequence ATGACTAAGCCTGCTGCACCGAAGCGTCATCTGCCCACCAGCCCCTTCAAGGCCCCGGTCACGCCGGCTCCCAAGCACTTCGCCGTGGGCGACCAGGTCACACACGACGTGTACGGCCTCGGCCGGGTGATCGGCATCGAGGATGGAATCGCGGCCCTCGTGGATTTCGGCTCGGAGCAAATGCGGATCTTGAGCCCGTACGCCAAGATGACCAAGCTGTAG